Below is a window of Enterobacter kobei DNA.
CGCGAGGGTATCAGCGGCTTATTACTACGGCTCGGTCTGCGCGACCGGAATTAATATGATGAAAATACCTGATAAATTAACCACTGAAGAGCTGGCTGCTTTTGTGGATATGACAAAACAAACGGTGAATCGCTGGATCCGCAGATACGGCTGGCAGACCAAAAAGATCCCCGGTGTGAAAGGCGGACGAGGACGGCAAATCCTCATTGATGAAAACGTAGTGGCATTTATTGAGCAACTGCCCAAATTTCGCCATCTTACCGCCGGGCGCTCGCTGGCTGAACCGGCTGCCGCTAATGGTAACCTGTCGGCCCCGATGCGTCAGATTATCAGCGTCCTGCAAACGATGACGCCTTCTGAAGAAGCGCAACTGGATCGGCTATTGAAGAGAAACGGATTGCAGTACATGTTAAGCCGCCTCGACATCAAAGAGACAAGCCCGCAAAACACATAACAAAACGGCAGGATAATCCTGCCGTTCGCTTTTACGCTGACCCGAAAGAATTACTGCTGGCTTTCACGCGCAGCAATATACTCCAGCGCTTTATTAATACGCTCAACGCTACGGGATTTACCGATGGCATGCACGGTGACATCCAGCGCTGGCGACTGGCCTGCGCCCGTCACCGCCACACGCAGCGGCATACCGACTTTACCCATCCC
It encodes the following:
- a CDS encoding YfeC-like transcriptional regulator, producing MMKIPDKLTTEELAAFVDMTKQTVNRWIRRYGWQTKKIPGVKGGRGRQILIDENVVAFIEQLPKFRHLTAGRSLAEPAAANGNLSAPMRQIISVLQTMTPSEEAQLDRLLKRNGLQYMLSRLDIKETSPQNT